GATATAGAGAGGTTGAACGAACAGAAAAAGAGGGCGGAGGATTTGTATTTTGgttttccatctttcttcttctatttctcgGTTCTAGttcattcaaaaaaaaaaatcttttttctcTGATTTCTTTTTGCCTCAAgtccgaaaaatacaaaaataatagtatTAGTTTCTTCTTTTGATCGTGGTGTTCAGCGATGGATTTTAGTTGAGCGGAGGTGCCGATTAGAGTTTCTGTCCAGGGTTCGAGTGAGCGGTTTTTGTTCCTTGGCTGCTGTTGCTTCAGATTTTCACTTGTATTTGATCCCAAgcgaaatttaattaaaagttTTGCGCGCTCAGGTctgtttcttttccctttttcccCTTCTGTTTTGATGTGTGATTTAAATGTATTACTGGCCCTATCTCTGAATTtcattctcatgtcttgttagaGTATATTTTACATTCCTGATTTGAGACGTGCTGCTCCAGAAATCTTAGTTGGTCATCTATGTGACAATTTCGTTTTGTTTACGGGTTCATTAAGCTTCATTTTAAGAAGGTCGAATCTGGATTTCGGATTTAACTTGATAATTGGGATTTTCAGTTTGAATTTAACATCACTTCATGGAATGTTATAGAAGGTGAAAAGGTTATAGTATTATTTCTGAACTTCAAAAATCTTACTATGGAATTTTACTACAAGATTATAATACCATTTCTTACCATTAATTCCTTAGCTTCCTGTTCGTTAGTACTCTTACCGCATGTTTGAGTTCGCTGTCATTTTCCAGAAGAAAAAGGTCAGCATGTTCATGAAGTCGTAGTATTcaattgaggtgtgatttatTGAGTTTTGATCTCTAGAGTTGTTGGAATTTAATGATCATGAAAACATTTTAATTTagagaaagtttaattgtttattcaCAAAGTGATATATCTTGATTGGAATGATTTAGCTCTTAATCAGTTGGAGTAACGTTAGCATATTAGCATAGCCTATATATTATTTTGGTGAATATTCTTAGTTTTAATTGAATTTGTTTAGTCTTATTGGTCCTAGTTCTTTCTTATCTAGGTTTCTTTGAGTTTTGGTTCCTttaagttgtcttgagcttcatCTAAGTCTATTACCATTTTGTTTACCATTTTCCTTAATGATTGATTGTTTGAACTTAGTATCTAGTTAAATTAATCGGGTTTGGTTGTACTATTGCTTGACTGCCGGTTTGTGCCTTGAGTTTCTTTATGTGTTGATATTTGACGTGAGGTCACATACTAATGGAAGAAGATAATGAAAAGAATTGCTTGTTGGTCCGTGTGATTTGGTCTTAAATAGAGTTAAAAAGAAAGTGAGCATTGGATTAGGGTCACTGTTTTGTTTTAGTTCTACTTTCCTTCTATTTCACTTTATTTTACCTGCTAGTAGCATATCTAGGCCGACAACCTTTGGATAACCAAATCTTTAGGCCCATTTCTCTGAGGTTAGAGGTTGTcccttagtttattattttatccgGGGATTGTCCCAagaaacttataaatattttatccGGGGAATGCCCCGAAGTAAATGTAAATGAAGGCCAAAGACGAGACGATGTGAGGAAGCATAGAATAGAACTTTagtatttcatttttatttttgtttttatttcttcttttactttattttattcaggagGGGACAACCTCGAGCCttttgtgtgtttattttttcttgtttgtttttgCCTCAATTCGATATTTTTATAAGCTAACTAGATCAAGTACGCAACTGTACTAgttacgggactcggggaatgcctaacaccttctccccgagtcaaatgaaccccATTACTTAGAATCTCTGGTGCAAACTAGTTTTGGAGTTTAAATGTGTTTTGAAAGGAAAAATTGTATTTTTAAAAAATGGTGACTTGGCACACCGAAACCAAatgtcaagtggcgactctgaaaaatCTTTTAAAACACAATCTCGTCACTTTCAAATTGAAACCCTTTTGAGCTTTTAAATCACTTTCTTGTATATTTTTAAAGGAGGTTAGTGAGGTAAAAAAAAGTGGTGTGACAGAACTCACCAATAGAAGTGGAAGAAAGGAAAGTCCTAACCTGTAGCTTACTCGCCTGCAAAATCGGTTCCTACGTTGTACCGCAGACTAACGTAGGTTCTcaaaagagaacgtcagtaccatccattgtactcagtgagtctcaacgATAGGGGGCGAaactttaataaaatatacattacGAATAAAGATTCTAAGTGCATGGAAAAACATAAAGCTTCTAAGAACAATTCTAAATAATTGCATAATACCAGTTTATAaatattctaaaagaaaatatttttgttttatttcttatctaaaaaaaatacttcactttatGCTTTGGGAGTTCAACTATCCTGACTTATTTCTGTCTTAGTCACTGTGTGATCGGTACGAAttcgatcccaacctgatcgaataggcccaatccacAAGGTGTcactcgcttcatggttctcagAGCTCATGTATCATACCTTAGCCTGACTAAGTAAATTCTCAACAACGAGATCCTCGGCTCGTGTGTTCCCTACTTTGATacaagtagtttcaggaagtcaacgctttggtcaggaccctcggcctgaacgatgaccccttctcagaatagaggatactcccaaaaatcttttctttctaaaacCTCTGCTTATgacatttcaagtctaaatcttttctGAAACATTCTATACATACTCTCAATGGTATCCTTAAATGTAAAGCATGGcataagaataaaataaacatttaaaagtatttctaaagattcttgcttcttcatgaattttcaacatgaaaatggcatataagaataacacaaaaatctgaaaatttatgcacatatatcataataaatcatctaaactttAGTTAGAACAATTCTAAGTTAATAGGTCCTCACTCGCTCCAATCAAGTACATATTAACTCTTTTAAGCAATCAAACACCTTATATGCGTGCTTTTGTAAGTTAAATCACTTTAGTAAATggttatatcaactcacctcaaaactaCTCGAGCCAACACGTAGGCCCCATTTCAATTTATACTTGTCAAACAATTGATTCTACAACAACTAttgtattttaattaattttaaaatttcacACCTAGACATGAAATTTACTGTTGATACAGAGAAAGAAGGGAATTAACTATCCAATTCTTATACTGTAGGATAAGTGAGAATAGAAAATTTTATATGCCTGAGTTCAAGAACTAGTGATTTGTAAAAAAATCCAAAACTTTCTGTGGCCTGCGTGAGTAAGCAGCCTCTGTTTCGTGTCTCTCTGATTCGTGAGCGAACTGAACTTTCGTATAAGGCTTTTGCCTTCTGCCTTTTGCGTGAATGACAGAAATCCATTGTTTAAGGCTTTAATTTAAACCTTTTGCCTTCCCATTTTATGGGCTTTAGGCTGCCCTAcctttttttgttattttaacCCCATTTATTTGTTTTAACTTAACTAATAATTAATGATActcacttttaataattaataatattaaaattattaatatttccCTAATTGTATattcaattatttttaaatagagaagtaactcaaagTCAATGACCATGGTTTATATCCGTAATAAAAGTATAATATTTATGCACTCAAGGcgagatttaaaaaaaattaaattctataaTTAGTGTGTTGAAACTTTCCTAGATTTGAGGAATATTACAATATATATTGACAATATCAAAAAATTTTACGCTATTATTACAATTTAACTGGTTATAGCAGGTTATTACTCTATTTTCCAGGTTACCTTATCTAGCTTGTTACGAAAAGGTACATGTTGTAAGAACAATTTATACACACTATGGATAAATCGGAATAATAATACTTTTCACAACATGACTAACACTCTTTCTCCTATCTTGATCTTCATGAAAGCTTTAGAGTACCAACATACAGCGGCACATGTTACTAGCTCGAAGAACAAGCACCATGTTCAGAGGTGGATCTAGGAAATCTAGTATATGGGTGTACTACTAAGTGCATCATTTCACCTTCTTGAAGCATGAGTGCCAACATTTAATATTAtaccaattttaaaaaatatgtacataaaatatctaattttgCGGACCCATAATCTTGCATATGAATCCGCCCTCTATGTCCAAATTATATGGCATACACCTCCATTAGGCCACTACAAGCTCAATACAGATGGATCCTTCACAAACGCAATGCAGGGTGGAGGCCATGCATCATAGGAATTTTTAGAAATGCCAATGGAAACTGTGTCTTGGCCTTTGCTAGACGCCAATTTGGCTACAACCACACTTATATGGAGCTTCTAGAACTTCAACAAGGACTCCAGATCGCATGGGAAAAAGAACTGCTACCTCTAGAAAGAAACAGACTCTACTGAAGTCTCACTTACTAGAACAAGACTACCCCACTTACTTAAATATTGCTGTTGaatgcaggtacctactgaagaAACTGGGGAATCCTCAAATCAGACATTGCTTTAGGGAGAGTAACAAAGTAGCCCATGCATTAGCACAACAAGGAAGGAGGAGGGCTCCATCCAACCACCCCACTATTTTGACCCCATCTACTACTATTTCGAAGCTCATCCAAGAAGTTGCAGAAGGCTTAGGAACTACCAAACTAATCTCTATCAATGTTTGTAATAACCTAGCTACACTAGGAAATCTATGTTGTATTATCGGCAGCGCTAATGCTTCTACTAGTACTATTACTACTGCATCTATGGTTAATGCACGAGCAGTACCAATGTAATGCTTCCTTAATTACCATTTATAATAGCCTTTTATAACCGGTAATGTAGGTAGGAAGAATACATTTTCCCTTTACAGAGCTATTCAGTCCGGTACAAAAATTTGGTATAAATGTTTTAGCTAATACCGGTTGAGGAAATTCAAACTAGCTAATACCAGCCACATGAGGAAATATACACACTAGTTGAAGCAAACACTAACTTAAAATTCTGAATTAATCTTATTGCAAATATTAAGTTTTATCTATTTGAGAAAaaacacttttatttatttaattatctgTTTATCATGATCCACTTATGATAAAATTCTTCTTTCTAGATCACAAAAACTACACCATAAAACTTTTGTATAATCCATTCAACTTCTTAGCTCACTCTGTTGCGGCACTAGCTCTGATCTTTAACATATCTAGCCCAAAACCAGTGCCGCTCCCACGCTTGATGCATGGAATTCAAAGCAACACCTTTGGTCTCTGGCATAAACATCACTATAAAAATGGTCATAACAGCAATCCAACCAGAAAAGAATAAGAAAGCGCCATACTTGAAGTGACAAAGCATTGCCAAAAATGTTTGAGACAGAACGAATGTGGTTGCAAAGTTCATAGCCACACTTATGCTCTGTCCCGTTGATCGAATGTTTATCGGAAATATTTCGCTTGGAATGAGCCAACTTAGAGGACCCCATGACCAACCAAAACCAGCAGCATAGATGCACATCAGGGCAAGTACTAAGGCAGCATATTGTTTGGTTATGTGTTTGCTTCCATTTTCACCTATTGAAGCTGCCAGTGTTGAAGCAATAGCTACCTTCACCAACATTAAGCCAATCATGTAAATAGCACAAGGATCATCTAAGTTATACACACTAACAGTATCAATATCTTTCTattataaatataatttaatatttaCTCTATTTTCTTGATAAGTTACCATATCAAATTTGTTAAAAGCTTGCACTTATATGTTATTGTATGTCAATTTAACTTGATAGTGCAATAAAACAATACATCGTCAGTATATAAAAGTTAAGACTCTTTaagaatttaacttatatacactgaCAATATCAAGAAATTTTATGCTATTATTGCAATTTAACTAATTATAGCAGGTTGTTACTCTATTTTCAGGTTACCTTATCTGGCTAGCTTGTTATGAAAAGTTAAATATTGTTGTAAGCCAACTTAACCTGATGATGAAAACAACATATACACTATCGACGCACAAAACATATTTAACTCTTCAACTAATTATTGCTTGAGTTTTATCTTGGATATTTGGGTGCATAACGAGTTGTCTCAGTTGGCTATTAGTTAAGCACGCACCTGGCAGATTAGCATTTGTACTCCGCCCAGTATGAAGAGAAATCTCCGACCAAAGCGATCAACAATACCAGTAGACACAAGGATTGAACCAAGATTGACTAATCCAAGTATAACAGCACCAAGTAGAGCCGAGTTATTCCCAAAACCAACTGATCGAAAAAGGACAGGGGCGTAGAATGCAATGATATTAATCCCAGTCATTTGCTGGAAAAATGGTATGAAAATGGACATGACCAAATGAGGCCGATGCTGTCTCTTAAAGATTGTTACAAAAGGCTCTTCCTTTGAAGCTCTTGCAATTTCACAAGATTTAATAAGATCAGCTAACTCAGCTTCAATTTCAATGTTGTCATTGGTTCCACGAACTTTTGCTAGAGATTGCTTTGCCTGCTCCAATTTTCCACGATCAACTAGGCTGCTTGGTGTGTCTGAAATGAGAAGTGCACCTGTACCCAAAAGTGTGACTTAGTGTCAATAGAAGAATTGACTCAAATAGCCGCTCACCCAATcgattaaactaaaaataatttgTGGAGGTATAATTTATGCATAGTtcatgtattatatgtgtataatcgtgtataattaatgtataatatatgcatatgaCTAAAACAAAATAGTGAATATGACCGGTTATGTATGTAAAGATCCCTTGTTTTTGATGAAGTATCATGGTTCATATCTCAGGAGAGATAAAAAAAACTCAAGTGCATGATATACACGGTTCTTGTACTCATGGGAAATAATATATAGGCAGTGAAATAGTCGAGATGCGTACAAACTGGTCCAGATGTGCCACTATTATATGTAACAtagaaaatgaacaaaaataaatGAGAAGTGCACCTATGGTCATTGTCGCGGATGGAACTACGGCCAGGCCGAGGGAGAGGCGCCATCCCCAGCTGAGCTTAGAGGTGGCATAGTTTATGCAATTCGCAGTAACAATGCCAAGGCCTATGAAGAATTGGAAGCCTGTGCTGAATGCACCTCGCCATTTTGAAGGTGCCATTTCTGAGAGATACACAGGAGTAGCCTTTAAAGGTATACATAATTAAAAAGAAAGTTAAATTACTACATAAGTCTTGATTTTAGTTCACGGAAAGACAGGATTGTGTCTAGAAAGTGTAGGCTGGGGAAGAGGCCTAAAACACATACTCTTCTTTCCCTACCTGGTTAGTAAAGCCAACACCAAAGCCTAGCAAAATGCGGCCCAAAATGAGCATAGAAATATTTTGAGCAACACCGTTCATAGCAGCACCAGCAAAGAAAGTGCAGCCTCCTACTACCATTATGTTTCTTCGTCCTATGGCGGCTGTGAGGCGACCAGCTACGAGAGATGCCACCAAGCCAGCAATGTAGAGTGATGAAGTAAACGCTGTTAAAACCTCGCTGTCGTACACACAATACACGTTTGTTTCAGCACCAGCAGATGCTGCCTTCTTCAGTATTGATGGGAAGAATTTTTCAAGAAATGGCCTCATTGTTGTCACTCCTCCTGATGTGTACAAAAAAAAGGGATTGAGTATTTGTGAATATATATGGCTTACACAGCATAGAAATTACGAGTCCGTATTGGAAATGGTCAGTTCTcttttggttctcatttttttaatttagTTTATATATCAGGCAAATACTCTGGTTCACAAAGGAATGACACAGTGTCAAGACAGTTGTTCCTATAATTTCCTGGAAAGTTGTTTACCTGAAATAAAATGTCTCTTCTCTTTCCTTGAATATGGATAACCTATAGTTATTTTAGTATGACTTTATAGAGAGCCTTGGCATAACtagtaaagttgttgccatgtgaccaggaggtcatgggttcgagtcgtggaaacaacctcttgcagaaatgcagggtaaggcttgaggtccggcccttccccggaccccgcgcatagcgggagcttagtgcaccgggctgcccttttttttatAGTGTTACACTAGTACTATGTAAAAGTTAAAGATGATGAGTTAACTTCTATACAGAGACAATACATAAATTTTTACACAATCATACCATCTAAAAGATAATTACAGGTACCCAACCATAAAAAGTGAAATTAGTAAGGCGGAAAATAAAACAAATTACTTCAACATACAATAATAGTGTAAATTTTATATATACTCTGTATGCATAAGTTAAATCAAATGAGGATCAGCCCTTCTTTGTAGGGATTTCTCCTAAGAAACACTGTTGATCATCAGGTGTAGATCCCTAACAAAAAAGTTGGACTGGAATCCATAAAATGAAAGAGAAAACACTAACCTGAAATTCCAATATCAAATCCAAAAATGAGGCCACCTGATGCAGCAACAATGCTAGTGATGACAACGGCGAATGTTATCTTCCCGTTAAAACGGTTATCGCTACCACCTTGTCCCTCAACAGCCATGCCCCCAAGTGCCATTTTTTCTTCTTAGCGACTTGAAGAGATTTAATTATATTTCCTATAGTCTACAGAGTGAGCAGCTGCACATATATATGAACACAAAGTTATCCACTAAAGTAAGAAGTTGCTAATTAATGGCGTAAAGAAACAGAACATGCAAATTAATGAACTAGTTAGAAGTCTAGACGTTTTAAACATTGTTATAATAGGAAGTGATGAAGGAATTTCTGGTGACTTTTAGCTGTGCAACTTCCTCTTTCCTCCCCCTTCTATATACTGTAGCTTGTATTTATTTAGTACGCAGCAGTACTGCAAGAGAATGGTAGGTAAGAGGAGTAAAGGCTTAATTTAGCATATTTTTTAATTCTTCTGGAAATATTCTGTAGCGCCCTTGACCATGCTTAATGGTCCTACAGTTGGAATATCTGCGACGAATGTGGTTAGGTCAATTATCCAGTTtctgaattaaaaaaaaagatagaACGATAAGCGGAAAATTTGGAGTTAATACGAGAGAGATTTAGTTAGTTGCTGAATAACAGAAGAAGATGCACAAGCGGAAAAAGTTCAGAAGTGCTTGTTGTGAAACTAGATGTCTACTTATATCAATTTTTTCTTGGTGTCATTTTTCTAAATTGGCTATTTATAAGCACCCTGACAACACAAAATACTAGTCCCAGTAATAATTTTGCCATGGACCTTTAGTTCTCATCAAATTACTTACTTCACACCTACTTGGTGTCAAAGGCATTTCCATACAAAGACACCTTACATATCAGGGATTTATAGCTGGCCGTAGATGGGGGTTTATTTGATGAGTACGTGGGCGTGGATCCATTGATGATAACTTATGAGAGATGAAGTGCATTGTTGGCCTCGATTTTGGAGTTTCAACCAAACAAGAGCTTGCTAGCTTGATCATAAAAACCAAAACCTCCTTTACTCTATCTTCAGGATATGGAAGGCGTTCATCCAGCAAATCGCTAAGCTGCATATGGTCTCTAGTAGATGAATTTTCTATCAGAGTAATGCATTCCCCAAGATGATTTCCATTGATTATCTCCAATGCTAATACTCCAAAGCTATAGACATCACACATTTCTGTATCCTTCATTGTATATGCAAGCTCTGAAACAATACAATTTCCAAAAAAAGTATAACAATTAAATGAGTACATGAGATAAAAACAGCATAGAGTGCGTGGATATATAGAGTTCATCATCGGATCACAATTTGGCTCGTTGATACAAGatgaaattgaaggaaattttTTTCTGCTGCAACATGAGACTTATCAATGGCAACTGGAAGGCAATAAAAGAATATAACAGGCCCATCAACCACTTTGCTTTTGAACTTCTCATTACACCTCATATTGGAACCCTACCCAAAAAATCGAATGGGGGGACGAATTTGTTCTTAACAATAGATACTTTATCACTTGGCTTTAGTAATTTCCTACAGACCAGATAAGCATCCTAACAATACTAGAATACAAGTCCCAGTAATAATCTTTTCGTGGACCTTCTCATTAAATTACTTATTTCACAATTACTTGGTATCAAAGCTTATTCATTTCCATAAAAGGACACCTTACATATCAGGGATTATATAGCTCGCCTTACATGGGGTTTTTATCTATGATGAGTACGTGGGCGTGAATCCATTGATGATAAATTGATAACCTATGAGAGATGAAGTGCATTGTTGGCCTCGATTTCGGAGTTTCAACCAAACAAGAGCTTGCTAGATTGATGATAAAAACCAAAACCTCCTTTACTCTATCTTCAGGATATGGAAGGCGTTCATCCAGCAAATCGCTAAGCTGCACGTGATCTCTAGTCGATGAATTTGCTAGCAGAGTAATGTATTCCCCAATATGATTTCCTTTGATTATCTCCAATGCTAATACTCCAAAGCTATAGACATCACACATTTCTGTAACCTTCATTGTATATGCGAGCTCTGAAACAATACAGTTTCCAAAAAAGTATAACACTATAAATGAGTACATGAGATAAAAACAGTATAGAGTGTGTGGCTATATATAGTTAATAAAGAAGGGATAAAAAGTTATATCTTACCAGGTGCAACATAGCCATATGTGCCTGCAAGCGTTGTGCAATTGGACGAGTCTGGCTTGAGAAGCTTGGCTATTCCAAAATCGGAAACACGAGCTTCATACTCAGAGTCAAGCAAAATATTACTGCTTGATATGTCTCGATGAACAATTGGTGGCAAACAGTCCTGGTGCAGGTAAGATAAAGCAAAAGCAACACCTTTGATGATATTCACCCTCTTAAGCCAATCCAAATTCTTGGACTCATCTTCATTGCTCAAGATACTAAACAGACTCCCCCTCTCCACATACTCGTAAACCAAGAACGAGTGTTGTGCATTCGAACAAAAGCCATAGAGTTTCACAATGTTCCGATGCTTAATCCCTATCAATGCATTTACCTCATTCGTGAAGCTTTTGCAATGTGTATTCgcaaatgaagaatgaaatctcTTCACAGCTATACTTCCTAATGATGGAAGGTTTACCTTGTAAACGCTTCCCTGCCCTCCTTGCCCCATGCAAAATGTTGCATCAAACTCCTCTGTGGCGTTTAAGATATCACTGTACAATGCCTTTCCATCTAACAAGAATATAGAAAACAAACCATCATCCCGTCTTTCAACATCTTTAACTTTCCTTCTTTTATCACACATAAGAACACCAGTAAAAGCACAGAGAAGTACTAGTGCTCCCATAACAGGAAGTACAGTGGCGAGGATGAATTTACTTCTTGACTGCTTCTTCACCATCGAAGATGGCCTTTCGCAAGGCTGAAATCCTGTTACATTGCCGCAAAGACCTTTATTACCTTCAAATGAAGCATTCATAAACGCTTTATTATTTGGTATTGGACCATCCAACTCATTGTATGACAAGACAACATCCCGCAAACCAGTCATACTTTCAAATTCTTCAGGAATGCGGCCAGAGAGGCCATTGTGAGAAAGATTCAACTTTTCCAAGTCCAGCAAACTGGCTAACTGAGAGGGTATTTCTCCATCTAGAAGGTTATGGCTCAAATCAAGTACACTTAGGTGAGTTATCCTCCCAATCTCCTTTGGAATTTTCTGGCCAAACTTGTTGTTGCTCAGGTTCAAGAGAAACATATTCATGTAATCTCCGATAAATATTGGGATCGACCCGTTCAATCTATTGTCTGACAGATCAAGGCAATCTAACTTTGTCAGTGACCCAAGTTCACTCGGAATATTGCCAGAAATGTGATTGTTCTGCATAAAAAGTTTAACTAGAGAGGTCAATTTTCCAAATTCTTTTGGAATCTGCCCAACCAAATGATTAGATGAAAGATCAAGTCCTAGAAGCCCTTTGACGTTTCCAATCTCTTGTGGTATGCTACCACTAATGTTATTTCTAGCTATCTGCAAATTTGTCAAATTCTTGCATTTTCCCCAGTTGCTGCTGAGTTCACCATAAAAATCGTTGTCGCTCAAATCAATGAACTGAAGCTCTGAATAGATACCAAAACTTTCCGATAAATTCCCAGTGAAACTATTGTTATCAAAACGAACTCTTCTGAGACTCGAGCACTTGCTCAAGCTTCTTGGTATTGGACCTGTCAGCTTGTTATTACCCACCG
This region of Nicotiana tomentosiformis chromosome 4, ASM39032v3, whole genome shotgun sequence genomic DNA includes:
- the LOC104120674 gene encoding MDIS1-interacting receptor like kinase 2-like isoform X3, whose protein sequence is MPPEVSFASTEEATALLKWKATFQNQNNSLLASWKLSAKNSSSIGGASSDACRDWYGVICVNGRVNRLNITNASIIGTLYDFPFSSLPFLEYVDLCMNQLSGTIPPEIGKLTNLVYLELSINQISGIIPPRIGSLAKLQTLNISDNQLNGSIPAEIGKMKSLEDLGLQKNNLSGPIPKTIGDLSELKILHLYSNQLSGPIPTELGNLRNLIDLELANNQLTGSIPVSFGNLRNLQRLRLRTNKLSGSIPKELAYLDNMVMFSMTENQFSGHLPEHFCQGGKLVKFTVGNNKLTGPIPRSLSKCSSLRRVRFDNNSFTGNLSESFGIYSELQFIDLSDNDFYGELSSNWGKCKNLTNLQIARNNISGSIPQEIGNVKGLLGLDLSSNHLVGQIPKEFGKLTSLVKLFMQNNHISGNIPSELGSLTKLDCLDLSDNRLNGSIPIFIGDYMNMFLLNLSNNKFGQKIPKEIGRITHLSVLDLSHNLLDGEIPSQLASLLDLEKLNLSHNGLSGRIPEEFESMTGLRDVVLSYNELDGPIPNNKAFMNASFEGNKGLCGNVTGFQPCERPSSMVKKQSRSKFILATVLPVMGALVLLCAFTGVLMCDKRRKVKDVERRDDGLFSIFLLDGKALYSDILNATEEFDATFCMGQGGQGSVYKVNLPSLGSIAVKRFHSSFANTHCKSFTNEVNALIGIKHRNIVKLYGFCSNAQHSFLVYEYVERGSLFSILSNEDESKNLDWLKRVNIIKGVAFALSYLHQDCLPPIVHRDISSSNILLDSEYEARVSDFGIAKLLKPDSSNCTTLAGTYGYVAPELAYTMKVTEMCDVYSFGVLALEIIKGNHIGEYITLLANSSTRDHVQLSDLLDERLPYPEDRVKEVLVFIINLASSCLVETPKSRPTMHFISHRLSIYHQWIHAHVLIIDKNPIACIYNEGYRNV
- the LOC104120674 gene encoding MDIS1-interacting receptor like kinase 2-like isoform X1, with the protein product MMMVPRIFSLLKFFTLLYLLAVSFASTEEATALLKWKATFQNQNNSLLASWKLSAKNSSSIGGASSDACRDWYGVICVNGRVNRLNITNASIIGTLYDFPFSSLPFLEYVDLCMNQLSGTIPPEIGKLTNLVYLELSINQISGIIPPRIGSLAKLQTLNISDNQLNGSIPAEIGKMKSLEDLGLQKNNLSGPIPKTIGDLSELKILHLYSNQLSGPIPTELGNLRNLIDLELANNQLTGSIPVSFGNLRNLQRLRLRTNKLSGSIPKELAYLDNMVMFSMTENQFSGHLPEHFCQGGKLVKFTVGNNKLTGPIPRSLSKCSSLRRVRFDNNSFTGNLSESFGIYSELQFIDLSDNDFYGELSSNWGKCKNLTNLQIARNNISGSIPQEIGNVKGLLGLDLSSNHLVGQIPKEFGKLTSLVKLFMQNNHISGNIPSELGSLTKLDCLDLSDNRLNGSIPIFIGDYMNMFLLNLSNNKFGQKIPKEIGRITHLSVLDLSHNLLDGEIPSQLASLLDLEKLNLSHNGLSGRIPEEFESMTGLRDVVLSYNELDGPIPNNKAFMNASFEGNKGLCGNVTGFQPCERPSSMVKKQSRSKFILATVLPVMGALVLLCAFTGVLMCDKRRKVKDVERRDDGLFSIFLLDGKALYSDILNATEEFDATFCMGQGGQGSVYKVNLPSLGSIAVKRFHSSFANTHCKSFTNEVNALIGIKHRNIVKLYGFCSNAQHSFLVYEYVERGSLFSILSNEDESKNLDWLKRVNIIKGVAFALSYLHQDCLPPIVHRDISSSNILLDSEYEARVSDFGIAKLLKPDSSNCTTLAGTYGYVAPELAYTMKVTEMCDVYSFGVLALEIIKGNHIGEYITLLANSSTRDHVQLSDLLDERLPYPEDRVKEVLVFIINLASSCLVETPKSRPTMHFISHRLSIYHQWIHAHVLIIDKNPIACIYNEGYRNV
- the LOC104120674 gene encoding MDIS1-interacting receptor like kinase 2-like isoform X2 — its product is MMMVPRIFSLLKFFTLLYLLAVSFASTEEATALLKWKATFQNQNNSLLASWKLSAKNSSSIGGASSDACRDWYGVICVNGRVNRLNITNASIIGTLYDFPFSSLPFLEYVDLCMNQLSGTIPPEIGKLTNLVYLELSINQISGIIPPRIGSLAKLQTLNISDNQLNGSIPAEIGKMKSLEDLGLQKNNLSGPIPKTIGDLSELKILHLYSNQLSGPIPTELGNLRNLIDLELANNQLTGSIPVSFGNLRNLQRLRLRTNKLSGSIPKELAYLDNMVMFSMTENQFSGHLPEHFCQGGKLVKFTVGNNKLTGPIPRSLSKCSSLRRVRFDNNSFTGNLSESFGIYSELQFIDLSDNDFYGELSSNWGKCKNLTNLQIARNNISGSIPQEIGNVKGLLGLDLSSNHLVGQIPKEFGKLTSLVKLFMQNNHISGNIPSELGSLTKLDCLDLSDNRLNGSIPIFIGDYMNMFLLNLSNNKFGQKIPKEIGRITHLSVLDLSHNLLDGEIPSQLASLLDLEKLNLSHNGLSGRIPEEFESMTGLRDVVLSYNELDGPIPNNKAFMNASFEGNKGLCGNVTGFQPCERPSSMVKKQSRSKFILATVLPVMGALVLLCAFTGVLMCDKRRKVKDVERRDDGLFSIFLLDGKALYSDILNATEEFDATFCMGQGGQGSVYKVNLPSLGSIAVKRFHSSFANTHCKSFTNEVNALIGIKHRNIVKLYGFCSNAQHSFLVYEYVERGSLFSILSNEDESKNLDWLKRVNIIKGVAFALSYLHQDCLPPIVHRDISSSNILLDSEYEARVSDFGIAKLLKPDSSNCTTLAGTYGYVAPELAYTMKDTEMCDVYSFGVLALEIINGNHLGECITLIENSSTRDHMQLSDLLDERLPYPEDRVKEVLVFMIKLASSCLVETPKSRPTMHFISHKLSSMDPRPRTHQINPHLRPAINP